One genomic segment of Bradyrhizobium prioriisuperbiae includes these proteins:
- the leuC gene encoding 3-isopropylmalate dehydratase large subunit: protein MRQTLYDKLVDSHTVHSFDPDGRQLLLYVDRTVLNEYTSPQAFTGLRDAGRAVWRPRAALGTVDHVNPTAVHRTAEMPDPCGARQVAYFADNCRDFGVELFDVLHRLQGIEHVVMPEIGLVLPGMVVAAGDSHTTTYGAFGALGFGIGTSDIEHYLATQTLVYRRLRTMRVSVDGNLAPGVSAKDIVMALIRTIGAAGATGYAIEFTGATITALSVEGRMTICNMAVECGARGAIMAPDQTVFDYLRDRPRAPKGELWDRAVASWRTLHSDPDAVFDRDIILSAREIEPMVTWGTSPDQAAPIGSVVPDPIQEPDLARRRDMERALTYMDLKPGTRLTDITIERAFIGSCTNARIEDLRAAAAVARGRHVAPGVRAMVVPGSSSVRRVAEAEGLDRIFLTAGFEWLQSGCSMCLAMNDDVLRPGERCASSTNRNFEGRQGAGGRTHLMSPAMVAAAAIHGRLADPRRDPGVQ, encoded by the coding sequence ATGCGCCAAACCCTCTACGACAAGCTGGTCGACAGCCATACGGTTCACAGCTTTGATCCAGATGGCCGGCAGTTGCTGCTTTATGTCGATCGCACGGTCCTGAACGAATACACCAGCCCCCAGGCGTTTACCGGACTGCGTGACGCCGGCCGCGCGGTATGGCGACCGCGTGCGGCGCTCGGCACGGTCGATCATGTCAACCCGACCGCTGTGCATCGCACCGCCGAGATGCCCGACCCCTGCGGCGCGCGCCAGGTGGCGTATTTTGCCGACAATTGCCGGGACTTCGGCGTCGAGCTGTTCGATGTGCTGCATCGCCTGCAGGGCATCGAACATGTGGTGATGCCGGAGATTGGCCTCGTGCTGCCCGGCATGGTGGTCGCGGCCGGCGACAGCCATACGACGACCTATGGCGCGTTCGGCGCGCTGGGCTTTGGCATCGGCACCTCGGACATCGAACACTATCTGGCGACCCAGACGCTGGTCTATCGGCGGCTGCGGACCATGCGTGTCTCGGTCGACGGCAATCTGGCCCCCGGCGTCAGCGCCAAGGACATCGTGATGGCGCTGATCCGCACCATCGGCGCCGCAGGGGCAACCGGTTATGCGATCGAATTCACCGGAGCCACCATTACCGCACTGAGTGTGGAAGGGCGGATGACCATCTGCAACATGGCGGTCGAATGCGGTGCGCGCGGCGCCATCATGGCACCGGATCAGACCGTGTTCGATTATCTGCGCGATCGGCCGCGTGCTCCCAAGGGCGAGCTCTGGGATCGCGCTGTCGCAAGCTGGCGCACGTTGCACAGCGATCCCGACGCGGTGTTCGATCGGGATATCATCCTCTCCGCCCGCGAGATCGAGCCGATGGTGACCTGGGGCACCAGCCCCGACCAGGCCGCGCCGATCGGAAGTGTCGTTCCGGATCCGATTCAGGAGCCGGACCTGGCGCGGCGACGGGACATGGAGCGCGCGCTGACCTACATGGATCTCAAACCAGGAACGCGTTTGACCGACATCACCATCGAGCGGGCCTTTATCGGCTCATGCACCAATGCGCGCATCGAGGATCTGCGCGCGGCCGCGGCGGTCGCCCGCGGCCGGCATGTCGCGCCGGGCGTGCGCGCCATGGTGGTGCCGGGGTCGAGCAGCGTGCGGCGTGTCGCTGAAGCCGAAGGGCTGGACCGGATCTTTCTCACGGCCGGGTTCGAGTGGCTGCAATCGGGATGTTCCATGTGCCTGGCGATGAACGACGATGTACTGCGCCCGGGCGAACGCTGCGCCTCCAGCACCAACCGAAATTTTGAAGGACGCCAGGGCGCGGGAGGCCGCACCCATCTGATGAGCCCGGCCATGGTGGCCGCGGCGGCGATCCACGGCCGGCTCGCCGATCCCCGCCGTGATCCGGGAGTTCAATGA
- a CDS encoding phytanoyl-CoA dioxygenase family protein, with translation MLSEDDVRAYQRDGLIVVPEVLGPETLAEVRKVVAELVAASSSTTVHTDVYDLEPGHTAESPRVRRIKAPHKVHKLFDDIVRSAPVIDILTKLIGPGLRLHGSKLNMKSAHFGSPVEWHQDWAFYPHTNDDILAIGVLLDDTDLINGPMLVTPCTHTGEVWNHHGEDGRFAGLIDPDVVKDEIGRAIPCMGKAGSMSFHHVRALHGSALNTSDRPRNLLLYEVAASDAWPLAGVKDFDEFNSRLLTGDPVTVPRMTAVPVRMPLPPPARQGSIYETQSAAKKSYFGRAA, from the coding sequence ATGCTGTCTGAGGATGACGTACGCGCCTACCAGCGCGATGGCCTGATTGTGGTGCCGGAAGTGCTCGGCCCCGAGACCCTGGCCGAGGTGCGCAAGGTGGTGGCTGAACTCGTCGCCGCCTCGTCCAGCACCACCGTGCATACCGACGTCTACGACCTGGAGCCGGGCCACACCGCTGAGAGCCCGCGGGTGCGCCGGATCAAGGCGCCGCACAAGGTCCACAAGCTGTTCGACGACATCGTGCGCAGTGCGCCCGTGATCGACATCCTGACCAAGCTGATTGGTCCCGGCCTGCGCCTGCACGGCTCCAAGCTGAACATGAAGTCGGCGCACTTCGGCTCGCCGGTGGAATGGCACCAGGACTGGGCGTTCTACCCGCACACCAACGACGACATTCTCGCCATCGGCGTGCTGCTCGACGATACCGACCTGATCAACGGCCCGATGCTGGTCACCCCCTGCACCCACACCGGTGAGGTCTGGAACCACCATGGCGAGGATGGCCGCTTTGCCGGCCTGATCGATCCTGACGTGGTCAAGGACGAAATCGGCCGCGCCATCCCCTGCATGGGCAAGGCCGGCAGCATGTCGTTCCACCATGTCCGCGCCCTGCACGGCTCGGCGCTGAATACGTCGGACCGTCCGCGCAACCTGCTGCTGTACGAGGTCGCGGCGAGCGATGCCTGGCCGCTGGCCGGGGTGAAGGATTTCGACGAGTTCAACAGCCGGCTTTTGACCGGAGATCCGGTCACGGTGCCGCGCATGACGGCGGTGCCGGTGCGCATGCCGCTGCCGCCACCGGCGCGCCAGGGATCGATCTACGAAACGCAGTCCGCGGCCAAGAAATCCTATTTCGGCCGAGCGGCCTGA
- a CDS encoding sugar phosphate isomerase/epimerase, which produces MVQQLRVLQSLWAMERRLANEAEWPLRTQLTMIRDAGFDGAGVRFIDPAFATEATHVLRDHGLIWQAQCYPKTVDDLKPVLDLVARLGADHVNLQPDVRPLRLHDCIPFLEGWRRLADQADIPVHIETHRDRMTTDLFFTLQLLDCFPDLRLTADISHYLVGREFAWPVDDTNHGLIHRILDNAWGLHGRVASREQIQVSLSFPQHQGWVELFMGWWEYAIRSWRKRAGPDAVLTFLCELGPPPYAITGPDGTELSDRWQEALQMKDMIRALWQRIVSEDQPPPG; this is translated from the coding sequence GTGGTGCAGCAGCTCCGTGTCCTGCAGTCACTCTGGGCGATGGAGCGGCGGCTCGCCAATGAGGCGGAGTGGCCGCTCCGGACTCAACTGACGATGATCCGCGACGCCGGCTTCGATGGCGCCGGTGTCCGTTTCATCGATCCGGCCTTCGCTACCGAGGCCACGCATGTGCTGCGCGATCACGGCCTGATCTGGCAGGCTCAATGTTATCCAAAGACCGTGGACGATCTGAAGCCGGTGCTGGACCTTGTCGCGCGCCTTGGCGCGGATCATGTCAACCTGCAGCCGGACGTGCGCCCGCTCCGGCTGCATGATTGCATTCCCTTTCTCGAAGGTTGGCGGCGGTTGGCCGATCAGGCCGACATTCCGGTGCACATCGAAACTCATCGCGACCGGATGACGACGGATCTGTTCTTCACCCTGCAACTGCTCGATTGTTTTCCCGATCTGCGGCTGACCGCCGACATCTCGCACTATCTGGTCGGGCGCGAGTTCGCCTGGCCGGTCGATGACACCAACCACGGCCTGATCCATCGCATTTTGGACAATGCCTGGGGCCTGCACGGCCGCGTCGCCAGCCGCGAGCAGATCCAGGTCTCACTGTCGTTTCCGCAGCACCAGGGCTGGGTGGAGCTGTTCATGGGGTGGTGGGAGTACGCCATCCGCTCCTGGCGCAAGCGCGCCGGCCCGGATGCCGTGCTCACCTTCCTGTGCGAACTCGGACCGCCGCCCTATGCCATCACCGGCCCTGACGGAACCGAGCTGTCGGACCGATGGCAGGAAGCGCTGCAGATGAAGGACATGATCCGCGCGTTGTGGCAACGCATCGTGAGCGAGGATCAGCCGCCGCCCGGATGA
- the leuD gene encoding 3-isopropylmalate dehydratase small subunit, giving the protein MMQPFSTVTGVAAPMPSANIDTDVIMPKQFLKGVDRGGLRDGTFHGLRFDPTGGERPDFVLNRAGWRDAKFLVVGPNFGCGSSREHAVWGLGQLGIRGLIGTSFAGIFFDNCVRNGLLAVTLDAEVVTYLSRLATDPATAVLAVDLPGQSIVTSDGQSFPFAVDPGQKEALVLGLDAIGSTLKHREEILSFEQTHLRQNPWLA; this is encoded by the coding sequence ATGATGCAGCCGTTCTCGACCGTGACCGGCGTGGCGGCGCCGATGCCATCTGCCAATATCGACACCGACGTGATCATGCCCAAGCAGTTTCTCAAGGGCGTCGACCGCGGCGGACTCCGTGATGGAACATTCCACGGCCTGCGGTTTGATCCGACCGGTGGTGAGCGTCCGGACTTCGTGCTCAATCGGGCCGGTTGGCGTGACGCAAAATTTCTCGTGGTTGGTCCGAATTTCGGCTGCGGATCGAGCCGCGAGCATGCGGTCTGGGGCCTTGGCCAACTCGGAATTCGTGGGCTGATCGGAACCAGTTTTGCCGGAATCTTCTTTGACAATTGCGTGCGCAACGGCCTTCTGGCCGTGACGCTCGATGCGGAGGTCGTCACCTACCTGAGCAGGCTTGCGACCGATCCCGCCACAGCCGTGCTGGCCGTGGACCTGCCCGGGCAAAGCATTGTTACATCCGACGGGCAGAGCTTTCCTTTCGCTGTTGATCCGGGGCAAAAGGAAGCTCTCGTCCTCGGCCTCGATGCGATCGGCTCAACACTGAAACACCGTGAGGAGATACTGTCGTTCGAGCAAACCCATCTGAGACAAAATCCATGGTTGGCATAA
- a CDS encoding acyl-CoA dehydrogenase family protein, which yields MSGTRLGKDIADMTGDEETAMVRNTVAAFVDRELIPLEPHFLRARASGDDHAGLPHEQIGRLRKVSKDLGLWGLDAPADLGGHDLPAITMAAVNEELGRSCIPFILPPDSPNLRMLQAIGTDAQKERYLRPYIEGRMTSAIAISEPGAGGDPASMKTRAVLDGSQWVINGRKIWISAAKTADFLIVMARVGDGGSHNGITSFIVEKGTPGFIIEREIPMVGGWTTYEIVFDDCRIPADAVLGQVGQGYAPMQLRLRTRRLEMGATAIGMTRRARDMLCQHATQRETFGVKLADRQAIQWWVADISIRLHACTLMVQDAARKVDRGEDVRHEASMIKVFATEMAYEALDHAMQTLGALGMTQELPLNTMWQKARLMRMYEGPSEVHRQSIARRVLGLRN from the coding sequence ATGAGCGGAACGCGCCTCGGAAAAGACATCGCCGACATGACGGGGGACGAGGAGACCGCGATGGTCCGCAACACCGTCGCCGCCTTTGTCGATCGCGAGCTGATTCCGCTCGAACCGCATTTTCTCCGCGCGAGGGCATCCGGCGACGATCATGCAGGTTTGCCCCACGAGCAGATCGGCCGGCTGCGCAAGGTATCGAAGGACCTCGGACTTTGGGGCCTCGATGCGCCCGCGGACCTGGGAGGCCATGATCTGCCGGCGATCACGATGGCCGCTGTGAACGAAGAGCTGGGACGTAGCTGCATTCCGTTCATCCTGCCGCCGGATTCACCGAATTTGCGAATGCTGCAGGCGATCGGAACCGATGCGCAAAAGGAGCGATATCTGCGGCCTTACATCGAGGGCCGGATGACATCGGCGATCGCCATCTCCGAACCCGGCGCCGGCGGTGATCCCGCGTCGATGAAGACCCGCGCCGTGCTGGACGGCTCCCAGTGGGTCATCAACGGCCGCAAGATCTGGATCAGTGCGGCGAAGACAGCCGATTTCCTCATTGTCATGGCGCGTGTCGGTGACGGCGGGAGTCACAACGGCATCACGTCGTTCATCGTCGAAAAGGGAACACCGGGCTTTATCATCGAGCGCGAGATTCCCATGGTCGGCGGCTGGACCACCTATGAGATCGTGTTCGACGACTGCCGGATTCCGGCGGATGCGGTTCTCGGCCAAGTGGGGCAGGGCTATGCCCCCATGCAGCTGCGGCTGCGGACCCGCCGGCTGGAAATGGGGGCAACCGCGATCGGCATGACCCGGCGGGCGCGCGACATGCTGTGTCAACACGCAACCCAGCGCGAGACCTTCGGGGTGAAGCTGGCCGATCGCCAGGCCATTCAATGGTGGGTGGCGGATATCAGCATTCGCCTGCACGCCTGCACATTGATGGTTCAGGACGCCGCGCGGAAGGTCGATCGTGGCGAGGACGTGCGGCACGAAGCATCCATGATCAAGGTATTTGCGACCGAGATGGCCTACGAGGCGCTCGACCATGCGATGCAGACGCTGGGCGCGCTGGGTATGACCCAGGAATTGCCGTTGAACACCATGTGGCAGAAGGCCCGGCTGATGCGGATGTACGAGGGCCCAAGCGAGGTCCACCGCCAGTCGATTGCGCGGCGCGTTCTGGGTCTGCGGAACTGA
- a CDS encoding MFS transporter — translation MPASNKAGVGRAPVQVIAAACVGSALEWYDFFLYGTAAALVFGELFFPKSDPLVGTLLAFLTFGVGFVVRPLGGILFGIMGDRYGRKPVLVATLLLIGVGTTAIGLLPTYATVGYWAPLMLVALRVVQGLGAGAEYGGAVIYLVENAPPNHRGFWGGFAPLGVSIGNLLAAGAFALVTMLPREDLMSWGWRIPFLASFLLILVGIYVRLKLSETPVFTQAVVERGKIERNPAMAALRKHPRNFLVVLGARMAENGLGYLFPVFGLSYITVTLGVPKSEALSALMLAFVIELFAILGFAALSDRIGRRPVYMFGALSGIALAFPFFWMVGTKEWIWIALAFILARAVVTAGMFGPQAAYFAELFPPQRRFAGFAFARELGSLLAGGPAPFLATSLVAWASGSWWPVACYIIVLSAITALAVWWGPETYEESITVDNTTTAKVGRPVVLAEQT, via the coding sequence ATGCCTGCATCGAACAAGGCCGGCGTCGGCCGTGCGCCCGTGCAAGTCATCGCAGCTGCCTGCGTCGGCTCCGCACTCGAATGGTATGACTTCTTTCTCTACGGCACCGCGGCGGCGCTGGTGTTCGGGGAGTTGTTTTTTCCAAAAAGTGATCCGCTGGTCGGCACCCTGCTCGCTTTCCTCACATTCGGGGTCGGCTTCGTGGTGCGGCCGCTCGGCGGCATCCTGTTCGGCATCATGGGCGATCGTTATGGTCGCAAGCCGGTGCTGGTGGCGACGCTGCTGCTGATCGGGGTTGGCACCACCGCAATCGGTCTGCTGCCGACTTATGCCACCGTCGGCTACTGGGCGCCGCTGATGCTGGTGGCGCTGCGTGTGGTGCAGGGTCTCGGCGCCGGCGCTGAATATGGCGGCGCCGTCATTTACCTGGTCGAGAATGCGCCGCCCAATCATCGCGGTTTCTGGGGCGGCTTTGCGCCGCTCGGCGTCTCCATCGGCAACCTGCTTGCCGCCGGTGCGTTCGCGCTGGTCACCATGCTGCCGCGGGAGGACCTGATGTCCTGGGGCTGGCGGATTCCGTTCCTGGCGAGTTTCCTGCTGATTCTGGTCGGCATCTATGTTCGTCTCAAGCTGAGCGAGACGCCGGTCTTCACCCAGGCGGTGGTGGAGCGTGGCAAGATCGAGCGCAATCCCGCGATGGCGGCGCTGCGCAAGCATCCGCGCAACTTCCTCGTCGTGCTGGGTGCGCGCATGGCGGAAAATGGCCTGGGTTATCTGTTTCCGGTGTTCGGACTCAGTTATATCACCGTGACATTGGGGGTGCCGAAATCGGAAGCGCTCAGCGCATTGATGCTGGCGTTCGTCATCGAACTGTTCGCCATCCTCGGCTTCGCCGCGCTGTCCGATCGTATCGGACGACGTCCGGTGTACATGTTCGGTGCGCTGTCCGGGATTGCGCTTGCGTTTCCGTTCTTCTGGATGGTCGGCACCAAGGAATGGATCTGGATCGCGCTGGCCTTCATCCTGGCACGCGCGGTGGTCACTGCCGGCATGTTCGGACCACAAGCCGCCTATTTCGCTGAACTGTTTCCGCCACAGCGGCGCTTTGCCGGCTTCGCGTTTGCGCGCGAACTGGGCTCGCTGCTGGCCGGCGGCCCCGCCCCGTTCCTCGCCACCAGCCTGGTGGCATGGGCGAGCGGATCGTGGTGGCCGGTCGCCTGCTACATCATTGTTCTCTCGGCGATCACGGCGCTTGCGGTGTGGTGGGGCCCCGAGACCTACGAGGAGAGCATTACCGTCGACAACACCACAACTGCCAAGGTCGGCCGACCAGTGGTGCTGGCGGAACAGACCTAG
- a CDS encoding IclR family transcriptional regulator: protein MSAQNSVIKTARRIFEVLEYFDEVQQPISLKDLSLHLAYPVSSASALLKSMVVMGYLDYDSYSRTYMPTMRIATLGNWVQGALFGEGRILALMKRMSETTGETIAVGTQSDLFAQYIHIIPSQHAIGYQIKPGTVRPLARSGLGQLLLSARSDDTIDKLLRRINIEEMPDQRTLLPDLMIRIRDIRQRGYVFSKHNVSPGAGMIAMLLPVRRHGRVLAIGVGGPVDRLEQKEDQILRGLREGIATFADTET, encoded by the coding sequence TTGTCGGCCCAGAACAGCGTCATCAAGACAGCCCGACGCATCTTCGAGGTGCTGGAATATTTTGACGAGGTGCAGCAGCCGATCAGCCTGAAGGACCTGTCGCTTCATCTCGCCTATCCCGTCTCCAGCGCGTCCGCACTGCTCAAGAGCATGGTCGTGATGGGGTACCTCGATTACGACAGTTACTCACGCACCTATATGCCGACGATGCGGATCGCCACGCTGGGAAACTGGGTGCAAGGCGCGTTGTTCGGGGAAGGCCGCATTCTCGCTTTGATGAAACGCATGAGCGAGACGACCGGCGAAACCATCGCCGTCGGCACGCAGAGCGATCTGTTTGCCCAGTACATCCATATCATTCCGTCGCAGCATGCCATCGGCTATCAAATCAAACCGGGCACGGTTCGGCCGCTGGCGCGATCGGGCCTCGGCCAGTTGCTGCTCAGTGCGCGCTCCGACGACACCATCGACAAGCTGTTGCGGCGGATCAATATCGAGGAGATGCCGGACCAGCGCACGCTACTGCCCGATCTGATGATCCGCATTCGTGACATCAGGCAACGAGGCTATGTATTTTCCAAGCACAACGTGTCGCCGGGGGCAGGGATGATCGCGATGCTGTTGCCGGTTCGCCGCCATGGCCGCGTTTTGGCGATCGGCGTCGGCGGTCCGGTCGATCGGCTGGAACAGAAGGAAGATCAGATCTTGCGCGGGCTGCGCGAGGGCATCGCAACATTTGCTGATACCGAAACGTGA
- a CDS encoding CoA transferase: protein MAQRRNLPLDGVTVIDLGQIYQGPYATFLTARAGADVIKIEPLSGEPIRQRGTVSQGAAIPFAMLNANKRDVSLNLKSERGRDILKQLVANADVLLENYAPGVMDKLGVGWSVLSAINPRLIYASGSGYGLSGPDRDNLAMDITVQAASGMMSVTGFPDGPPVKAGPAVVDFLGGIHLYAGIMTALYERTFTGRGRLVEVAMQETVYPALASNLAFVYDHDMAPPRTGNRHGGLAAAPYNVYPTSDGHIAIIGINETHWTNLLAAMDRRDLAGDARFSTRTARVQFMEDTDQLIADWTCRHSKADAFRILSQHKVPSAPVRDLIEVTNDAHMHERGMLEWIDHPEFGRIVVPNSPLRLHGADQVARTASPRLGQHNHEILGQMLNLTAAEIAQLEAEGAIGAPELPALADRPG, encoded by the coding sequence ATGGCCCAGAGGCGAAACCTGCCCTTGGATGGCGTCACGGTCATCGATCTCGGGCAAATCTATCAGGGCCCCTATGCCACCTTTCTGACGGCCAGGGCCGGCGCCGACGTCATCAAGATCGAGCCTTTATCCGGCGAGCCGATCCGGCAGCGCGGCACGGTGAGCCAAGGTGCCGCAATTCCGTTTGCGATGCTGAACGCGAACAAGCGGGACGTGAGCTTGAATCTCAAAAGCGAACGCGGCCGGGACATTCTCAAGCAACTGGTGGCGAACGCCGACGTGCTGCTGGAGAACTATGCTCCCGGTGTGATGGACAAGCTCGGCGTCGGCTGGTCGGTGCTGAGTGCGATCAACCCCCGCCTGATTTATGCATCCGGATCCGGCTACGGCCTGTCGGGACCCGATCGGGACAACCTCGCCATGGACATCACCGTGCAGGCCGCGTCCGGCATGATGAGCGTCACCGGATTTCCCGACGGTCCGCCGGTCAAGGCGGGGCCGGCGGTGGTCGATTTTCTCGGCGGCATTCATCTCTATGCCGGCATCATGACGGCGCTCTATGAGCGCACCTTCACCGGCAGGGGACGGCTTGTCGAAGTTGCGATGCAGGAGACAGTGTATCCCGCACTCGCATCGAATCTCGCCTTCGTCTACGACCATGACATGGCGCCGCCGCGCACCGGCAATCGCCACGGCGGTCTCGCGGCTGCGCCGTACAATGTCTATCCGACCTCGGACGGGCATATCGCGATCATCGGCATCAACGAAACCCACTGGACCAACCTGCTTGCGGCGATGGATCGCCGCGATCTGGCTGGCGACGCACGCTTTTCGACCCGCACAGCGCGGGTCCAGTTCATGGAAGATACCGACCAGCTGATTGCGGACTGGACATGCCGGCACAGCAAGGCCGATGCATTCCGGATTCTGAGCCAGCACAAGGTGCCGTCCGCGCCGGTGCGCGATCTCATCGAGGTGACCAACGACGCGCATATGCATGAACGCGGCATGCTCGAATGGATCGATCATCCGGAGTTTGGCCGCATTGTCGTTCCGAACTCCCCGTTGCGGCTGCACGGCGCCGACCAGGTCGCGCGGACGGCGTCGCCGCGCCTGGGCCAGCACAATCATGAAATCCTGGGGCAGATGCTGAATTTGACCGCAGCGGAAATCGCACAGCTTGAAGCCGAAGGCGCCATCGGAGCGCCGGAATTGCCGGCACTGGCGGATAGACCGGGTTGA
- a CDS encoding LacI family DNA-binding transcriptional regulator, whose amino-acid sequence MTSDLEPAPESGLHDAFSEGAPTLAEVAERAGVSMITVSRVVRLPHLVAPQTQARVQAAMRELGYIPNLVAGSLASAKTSSVGVLVPTIANSIFSDTVQGLSDRLEPLGYAVILAQSRYDAAREDRMLTELLARRTDAIMMVGSPATADGALLLRRARIPVVEMWDLPTDPIDAVAGFDNHAAGVTVARHMAEQGRTSLAFIGGTDPRAARRWAGFLEGALAANLAPPKKLTLDRTAANAAADVLDQLPGVDGVFAANDAHAIGFLAALRRAGLLRNGPASAQPVAVVGLGDLDMGQLIEPRLSTIRIHGAAIGKAAAGLMLDRSGPRRIDLGFELVLRESG is encoded by the coding sequence ATGACATCCGACTTGGAACCAGCTCCAGAATCCGGCCTCCACGACGCTTTTTCCGAGGGAGCACCGACGCTTGCCGAGGTGGCCGAGCGCGCCGGCGTGTCCATGATCACGGTCAGCCGGGTGGTGCGCCTGCCGCATCTGGTGGCGCCGCAGACCCAGGCCCGGGTGCAAGCCGCGATGCGGGAGCTCGGCTACATCCCGAATCTGGTGGCGGGGTCACTGGCCAGTGCCAAGACCAGTTCGGTCGGCGTGCTGGTGCCGACCATCGCCAACTCGATCTTTTCCGACACGGTGCAGGGGCTGTCCGACCGGCTGGAGCCGCTCGGCTATGCGGTGATCCTGGCGCAATCGCGCTACGACGCGGCACGTGAGGACCGCATGCTGACAGAGCTGCTTGCGCGGCGCACTGACGCCATCATGATGGTGGGATCGCCGGCGACAGCTGATGGCGCGTTGCTGCTACGGCGCGCGCGCATTCCCGTGGTCGAAATGTGGGATCTGCCGACCGATCCGATCGACGCGGTCGCAGGCTTCGACAATCATGCCGCCGGCGTAACGGTGGCGCGGCATATGGCGGAGCAGGGGCGTACCTCGCTCGCCTTCATCGGCGGCACCGATCCGCGCGCTGCACGACGCTGGGCCGGCTTCCTGGAAGGCGCCCTGGCAGCCAATCTCGCGCCGCCCAAAAAACTAACCCTGGACCGCACCGCCGCCAACGCAGCCGCAGATGTCCTCGATCAATTACCGGGAGTCGATGGCGTGTTCGCCGCCAACGATGCGCACGCCATCGGCTTTCTCGCCGCGCTGCGGCGCGCCGGACTGTTGCGCAACGGACCCGCGTCCGCGCAGCCTGTCGCTGTGGTCGGTCTCGGCGATCTCGACATGGGCCAACTGATCGAGCCGCGTCTCAGCACCATCCGCATTCATGGCGCGGCCATCGGCAAGGCTGCGGCGGGGCTGATGCTCGACCGCAGCGGGCCGCGGCGGATCGATCTCGGCTTCGAGCTGGTGTTGCGCGAAAGCGGCTGA